In Macaca nemestrina isolate mMacNem1 chromosome 9, mMacNem.hap1, whole genome shotgun sequence, a single genomic region encodes these proteins:
- the ATP5F1C gene encoding ATP synthase subunit gamma, mitochondrial isoform X2, translated as MFSRAGVAGLSAWTLQPQWIQVRNMATLKDITRRLKSIKNIQKITKSMKMVAAAKYARAERELKPARIYGLGSLALYEKADIKVPEDKKKHLLIGVSSDRGLCGAIHSSVAKQMKSEVATLTAAGKEVMLVGIGDKIRGILYRTHSDQFLVAFKEVGRKPPTFGDASVIALELLNSGYEFDEGSIIFNRFRSVISYKTEEKPIFSLNTIASAESMSIYDDIDADVLQNYQEYNLANIIYYSLKESSTSEQSARMTAMDNASKNASEMIDKLTLTFNRTRQAVITKELIEIISGAAAL; from the exons ATGTTCTCTCGCGCGGGCGTAGCTGGGCTGTCGGCCTGGACCTTGCAGCCTCAATG GATTCAAGTTCGAAATATGGCAACTTTGAAAGATA TTACCAGGAGACTAAAGTCCATCAAAAACATCCAGAAAATTACCAAGTCTATGAAAATGGTAGCAGCAGCAAAATATGCCCGAGCTGAGAGAGAGCTGAAACCAGCTCGAATATATGGATTGGGATCTTTGG ctttgTATGAAAAAGCTGATATCAAGGTTCCTGAAGACAAGAAGAAACACCTCCTTATTGGTGTGTCCTCAGATCGAGGACTGTGTGGTGCTATTCATTCCTCCGTCGCTAAACAGATGAAAAGTGAGGTTGCTACGCTAACAGCAGCTGGGAAAGAAGTTATGCTTGTTGGAATTGGTGACAAAATCAGAGGCATACTTTATag GACTCATTCTGACCAGTTTCTGGTGGCATTCAAAGAAGTGGGAAGAAAGCCCCCCACTTTTGGAGATGCGTCAGTCATTGCCCTTGAATTACTAAATTCTGGATATGAATTTGATGAAGGCTCCATCATCTTTAATCGATTCAG GTCTGTCATCTCCTATAAGACAGAAGAAAAGCCCATCTTTTCCCTTAATACCATTGCAAGTGCTG AGAGCATGAGTATCTATGATGATATTGATGCTGATGTGCTACAAAATTACCAAGAATACAATCTGGCCAACATCATCTACTACTCTCTGAAGGAGTCCAGCACTAGTGAGCAGAGTGCCAGAATGACAGCCATGGACAATGCCAGCAAGAATGCTT CTGAGATGATTGACAAATTGACATTGACATTCAACCGTACCCGCCAAGCTGTCATCACAAAAGAATTGATTGAAATTATCTCTGGTGCTGCGGCTCT GTAA
- the ATP5F1C gene encoding ATP synthase subunit gamma, mitochondrial isoform X3: MATLKDITRRLKSIKNIQKITKSMKMVAAAKYARAERELKPARIYGLGSLALYEKADIKVPEDKKKHLLIGVSSDRGLCGAIHSSVAKQMKSEVATLTAAGKEVMLVGIGDKIRGILYRTHSDQFLVAFKEVGRKPPTFGDASVIALELLNSGYEFDEGSIIFNRFRSVISYKTEEKPIFSLNTIASAESMSIYDDIDADVLQNYQEYNLANIIYYSLKESSTSEQSARMTAMDNASKNASEMIDKLTLTFNRTRQAVITKELIEIISGAAALD, encoded by the exons ATGGCAACTTTGAAAGATA TTACCAGGAGACTAAAGTCCATCAAAAACATCCAGAAAATTACCAAGTCTATGAAAATGGTAGCAGCAGCAAAATATGCCCGAGCTGAGAGAGAGCTGAAACCAGCTCGAATATATGGATTGGGATCTTTGG ctttgTATGAAAAAGCTGATATCAAGGTTCCTGAAGACAAGAAGAAACACCTCCTTATTGGTGTGTCCTCAGATCGAGGACTGTGTGGTGCTATTCATTCCTCCGTCGCTAAACAGATGAAAAGTGAGGTTGCTACGCTAACAGCAGCTGGGAAAGAAGTTATGCTTGTTGGAATTGGTGACAAAATCAGAGGCATACTTTATag GACTCATTCTGACCAGTTTCTGGTGGCATTCAAAGAAGTGGGAAGAAAGCCCCCCACTTTTGGAGATGCGTCAGTCATTGCCCTTGAATTACTAAATTCTGGATATGAATTTGATGAAGGCTCCATCATCTTTAATCGATTCAG GTCTGTCATCTCCTATAAGACAGAAGAAAAGCCCATCTTTTCCCTTAATACCATTGCAAGTGCTG AGAGCATGAGTATCTATGATGATATTGATGCTGATGTGCTACAAAATTACCAAGAATACAATCTGGCCAACATCATCTACTACTCTCTGAAGGAGTCCAGCACTAGTGAGCAGAGTGCCAGAATGACAGCCATGGACAATGCCAGCAAGAATGCTT CTGAGATGATTGACAAATTGACATTGACATTCAACCGTACCCGCCAAGCTGTCATCACAAAAGAATTGATTGAAATTATCTCTGGTGCTGCGGCTCT GGATTAA
- the ATP5F1C gene encoding ATP synthase subunit gamma, mitochondrial isoform X1: MFSRAGVAGLSAWTLQPQWIQVRNMATLKDITRRLKSIKNIQKITKSMKMVAAAKYARAERELKPARIYGLGSLALYEKADIKVPEDKKKHLLIGVSSDRGLCGAIHSSVAKQMKSEVATLTAAGKEVMLVGIGDKIRGILYRTHSDQFLVAFKEVGRKPPTFGDASVIALELLNSGYEFDEGSIIFNRFRSVISYKTEEKPIFSLNTIASAESMSIYDDIDADVLQNYQEYNLANIIYYSLKESSTSEQSARMTAMDNASKNASEMIDKLTLTFNRTRQAVITKELIEIISGAAALD, translated from the exons ATGTTCTCTCGCGCGGGCGTAGCTGGGCTGTCGGCCTGGACCTTGCAGCCTCAATG GATTCAAGTTCGAAATATGGCAACTTTGAAAGATA TTACCAGGAGACTAAAGTCCATCAAAAACATCCAGAAAATTACCAAGTCTATGAAAATGGTAGCAGCAGCAAAATATGCCCGAGCTGAGAGAGAGCTGAAACCAGCTCGAATATATGGATTGGGATCTTTGG ctttgTATGAAAAAGCTGATATCAAGGTTCCTGAAGACAAGAAGAAACACCTCCTTATTGGTGTGTCCTCAGATCGAGGACTGTGTGGTGCTATTCATTCCTCCGTCGCTAAACAGATGAAAAGTGAGGTTGCTACGCTAACAGCAGCTGGGAAAGAAGTTATGCTTGTTGGAATTGGTGACAAAATCAGAGGCATACTTTATag GACTCATTCTGACCAGTTTCTGGTGGCATTCAAAGAAGTGGGAAGAAAGCCCCCCACTTTTGGAGATGCGTCAGTCATTGCCCTTGAATTACTAAATTCTGGATATGAATTTGATGAAGGCTCCATCATCTTTAATCGATTCAG GTCTGTCATCTCCTATAAGACAGAAGAAAAGCCCATCTTTTCCCTTAATACCATTGCAAGTGCTG AGAGCATGAGTATCTATGATGATATTGATGCTGATGTGCTACAAAATTACCAAGAATACAATCTGGCCAACATCATCTACTACTCTCTGAAGGAGTCCAGCACTAGTGAGCAGAGTGCCAGAATGACAGCCATGGACAATGCCAGCAAGAATGCTT CTGAGATGATTGACAAATTGACATTGACATTCAACCGTACCCGCCAAGCTGTCATCACAAAAGAATTGATTGAAATTATCTCTGGTGCTGCGGCTCT GGATTAA